A region of Scylla paramamosain isolate STU-SP2022 chromosome 25, ASM3559412v1, whole genome shotgun sequence DNA encodes the following proteins:
- the LOC135113016 gene encoding uncharacterized protein LOC135113016, with protein MEKERRKIRRKEMPQKEKIEIKNVTRQNSELHALITEYKVTPSEEKDKDGMSSCENSEAKCTDTKGKLLGQVATLTSEVSRLESECSSLQVQLDCERDKYNKLLGESLAHEKLSEDVITEPKGETTGLGGTEL; from the exons atggagaaggaaaggagaaagataagaaggaaggaaatgccgcagaaggagaag atagaaataaaaaacgtcacaagacagaatagtgagctgcatgcacttatcacagagtataaagtcactccctcagaggaaaaagacaaggatggcatgtcttcatgtgagaactcagaagctaaat gtacagataccaaggggaaattgctgggtcaagtggctacactgacatctgaggttagcaggttggagagtgagtgcagcagtcttcaggttcagctagactgtgagagggataagtataacaaactgctgggagaatctcttgctcatgaaaagttgtctgaagatgtcataactgaaccaaaag gagaaacaacaggattgggaggaactgagctttaa